Proteins encoded together in one Hymenobacter monticola window:
- a CDS encoding T9SS type A sorting domain-containing protein produces the protein MKDAVQMPNGQFVVAGDFTRINGQAGSGLARFDAAGVEDQVFRQNLSAATVWAGKLLPMPNGQLLVQGRYQNGATQRNYLFRLNANGTLDPTLNVTFSGSYPAPEVREMLLQADGRIIIRGDFTTNANAEIVRLQSDGTLDPSFSVSLTYGSQVNQMLLQTDGKIILGGPFTWLNGSRAFFVARLNTNGSTDTSFQNQAYTNAPLYVNSIALTANGSVVVGGYAINVVGGQSVSIFRLLPTGALDPGFAVPASVAGRDCQRLVVTPNGQVAVLQSTYSTLSQTGARFDAQLVRLQANGALDAAFQPGSGPDWALSELRGLPNGNLLTWGYTSNFSGQRRTLSLLQPTGALETTFAPLLQVPGNVRKVVRQADGKLLIAGYFNSIDGHLTDRIARLLPDGQPDLNFAWRQPNSASWTLSALAVQADDKVLVAGNTLNGNTYTANSSPEEPVFARLTTSGLADPGFVPAIPLTASSPRSRIQLLAEQAGGQIIVGGAFTDAAGKANLTRLLANGSVEPTFAPPAAQPVVYSGLVQANGSIVCVVPVTGATYSQTLQRLLPGGNPDPAFAYTPPAQASQGLPYTGLDRVYQVSATGDYITSGVLGATRVLARATASGADVAGFTTPFQPIAGPALAYSGVNAVAAQADGRLVVGGYMQQSSQFGAPATLLARLEANGQLDATFSTSLITNPTGTPVFERYSVSDVLVQPDGAVVAGGYFLQAAGQPATGLVRFLPTGVLAVRTAKADSRIQAWPVPAREVLHLQLEASAHPQRVQLLDALGKTVISQEATAADVSLNTAALAPGVYVLRVDYASGPATRRIVVE, from the coding sequence GTGAAAGATGCGGTCCAGATGCCGAACGGGCAGTTCGTGGTTGCTGGGGATTTCACCCGCATCAATGGCCAGGCGGGCAGCGGCTTGGCACGCTTCGATGCGGCGGGCGTTGAGGACCAGGTATTTCGGCAAAACCTAAGCGCGGCCACCGTGTGGGCGGGGAAGCTGCTGCCCATGCCCAATGGGCAGCTTTTGGTGCAGGGCCGCTACCAAAACGGCGCTACGCAGCGCAACTATTTGTTTCGGCTTAACGCCAATGGTACGTTGGACCCCACCCTTAACGTGACTTTTTCGGGGAGTTATCCTGCCCCCGAGGTAAGGGAAATGCTGCTCCAGGCAGATGGCCGAATTATCATTCGGGGCGATTTTACAACCAACGCGAATGCGGAAATCGTGCGTTTGCAGAGCGATGGGACGCTTGACCCAAGCTTCAGCGTTTCGCTGACTTACGGTTCGCAAGTAAATCAGATGCTGCTGCAAACCGACGGGAAAATTATCCTGGGTGGCCCATTCACTTGGCTCAACGGCAGCCGTGCGTTTTTTGTGGCCCGGCTGAACACCAATGGCAGCACCGACACCAGCTTCCAGAACCAAGCCTACACCAATGCTCCGCTCTACGTCAATTCGATTGCCTTAACTGCCAATGGTTCTGTGGTGGTTGGTGGCTATGCTATCAATGTCGTTGGCGGGCAATCTGTTTCGATATTTCGCTTGCTGCCTACCGGGGCACTCGACCCCGGCTTTGCCGTGCCGGCCAGCGTGGCGGGGCGCGACTGCCAGCGCCTGGTGGTGACGCCCAACGGGCAGGTAGCGGTGCTACAGAGCACCTACTCTACTTTGTCGCAAACCGGAGCCCGTTTCGACGCTCAACTGGTGCGTTTGCAGGCAAACGGCGCTCTCGATGCCGCTTTCCAGCCGGGCAGCGGTCCCGACTGGGCGCTGAGCGAGCTGCGGGGCCTGCCCAACGGCAACCTGCTGACATGGGGCTACACCAGCAATTTTTCGGGGCAGCGCCGCACGCTGTCCCTCTTGCAGCCTACCGGGGCGTTGGAAACGACCTTTGCACCCTTGCTACAAGTGCCGGGAAATGTGCGGAAAGTGGTGCGGCAAGCCGATGGCAAGCTGCTCATTGCGGGGTATTTCAACAGCATTGACGGCCACCTGACCGACCGCATTGCGCGACTGCTGCCGGACGGGCAGCCTGACTTGAACTTTGCCTGGCGGCAACCCAACAGCGCCTCCTGGACCCTGTCGGCATTGGCTGTGCAGGCCGATGACAAGGTGCTGGTTGCCGGCAACACATTAAACGGCAACACTTACACCGCCAATAGTTCGCCCGAGGAACCGGTATTTGCGCGCTTAACTACGAGCGGCCTTGCCGACCCGGGCTTTGTACCCGCAATACCACTGACTGCTTCTTCACCGCGCAGCCGCATTCAATTGCTGGCCGAGCAAGCCGGTGGGCAGATAATCGTGGGCGGGGCGTTCACCGATGCTGCTGGCAAGGCCAACCTGACCCGGCTTCTGGCCAACGGCAGCGTAGAGCCCACCTTTGCCCCACCGGCTGCCCAGCCGGTCGTCTACAGCGGGCTGGTGCAGGCAAATGGTTCTATTGTGTGCGTAGTGCCCGTAACCGGAGCAACTTATAGCCAGACCCTGCAGCGCCTGTTACCGGGCGGCAACCCGGACCCCGCATTTGCTTATACGCCCCCGGCCCAGGCATCGCAGGGATTGCCTTACACGGGCTTGGACCGGGTTTATCAGGTATCGGCCACCGGCGACTACATCACTTCCGGCGTATTGGGTGCTACCAGAGTGCTGGCCCGGGCCACGGCCAGCGGGGCCGATGTAGCGGGCTTTACAACGCCTTTCCAGCCCATTGCCGGACCAGCGCTGGCCTATTCCGGGGTGAATGCCGTAGCCGCACAGGCCGATGGCCGGCTGGTAGTGGGCGGCTACATGCAGCAAAGCAGCCAGTTCGGTGCCCCGGCTACCTTGCTGGCCCGGCTCGAGGCAAATGGCCAGCTCGATGCTACTTTCAGCACCAGCCTCATCACCAATCCGACCGGCACCCCTGTTTTTGAGCGCTACTCAGTATCGGATGTGCTGGTGCAGCCCGATGGTGCTGTTGTAGCGGGCGGCTACTTCCTGCAGGCGGCAGGGCAGCCCGCCACGGGCTTGGTGCGCTTCCTGCCCACCGGCGTGCTGGCCGTGCGCACGGCCAAAGCAGACAGTCGGATTCAGGCCTGGCCCGTGCCGGCCCGCGAGGTGCTGCACCTGCAACTGGAAGCCAGCGCCCACCC
- the polA gene encoding DNA polymerase I codes for MSDTAAPAPKKLFLLDAFALIYRSHFAFSKNPRINSKGMNTGAVLGFTNTLVEVLQKEKPTHIGVCFDAAKKTFRHDQFAEYKAQRQAMPEDIGIAIPYIKKIIQGFHIPILMMDGFEADDVIGTLAQKAEKEGFEVFMMTPDKDYCQLVTEHIKIYRPAFMGNAAEILDVDHVLARFEIERVEQVIDILGLQGDASDNIPGIPGIGEKTAKALIKQYGSVENLIANSDQLKGKQQENVRNFAEQGLMSKELATIHVNVPLDFEPDKLVLDAPDENTLRELFEELEFRQLSARILGGGSGPARMPASVAAPGSKPVRRPRAAAGQASLFGNPGDEAVAIGAEEGETAGYGAPSGPRKRLEDVPYNYHLMDTPELRKSLLGFLMQQTEVSFDTETTGLDIMTARLVGLSFCWLPGEAYYVPVPTEDQTAVQAIVEEFCPFFSASTILKIGQNVKYDLTILRHYSVEVSGPLFDTMLAHYLIEPDMRHNMDVLAETYLHYTPVSIIELIGPKGKKQKTMADIPPAEVKDYACEDADVTLQLKHVFEPMLKDLGLLGLLNDVENPLVPVLSSIEYEGVKIDSGAMNEYSAELQGYITELEGQIFREAGQEFNIGSPKQLGEVLFDKMDIGKGKVKKTKTGQYATGEEVLSQLAADNPIAGLILEHRQLTKLRSTYVEALPQLVSVVDGRVHTNFNQAVTATGRLSSTNPNLQNIPIRTEKGREIRKAFVPRDDKHVLLAADYSQVELRIMADFSGDKTMIEAFRLGQDVHTSTASKVFKVPLEAVDGEMRRKAKTVNFGIIYGISAFGLAQRIGIGRKEATDIIETYFQEFPSVKAFMDESINRARELEYAETLLKRRRYLRDINSRNATLRGYTERNAINAPIQGTAADIIKMAMINIYHWLREEKLQTRMILQVHDELVFDAVQEEVEYITPKIKELMTTALLLPHGVPLEVEVGTGRNWLQAH; via the coding sequence ATGTCCGACACCGCCGCTCCCGCCCCCAAAAAGCTTTTCCTGCTCGACGCGTTTGCCCTCATCTACCGCTCGCACTTCGCGTTCAGCAAAAACCCGCGCATCAACTCCAAGGGCATGAACACGGGCGCCGTGCTCGGCTTCACCAACACGCTGGTGGAGGTGCTGCAAAAGGAGAAGCCCACCCACATCGGCGTGTGCTTCGATGCGGCCAAGAAAACCTTCCGCCACGACCAGTTTGCCGAGTACAAGGCCCAGCGCCAGGCCATGCCCGAGGACATCGGCATCGCCATTCCCTACATCAAGAAAATCATCCAGGGCTTCCACATCCCCATCCTGATGATGGACGGCTTCGAGGCCGACGACGTTATCGGCACGCTGGCCCAGAAAGCGGAGAAGGAAGGCTTCGAGGTGTTTATGATGACGCCCGACAAGGACTACTGCCAACTGGTGACGGAGCACATCAAAATCTACCGCCCCGCCTTCATGGGCAACGCGGCCGAAATCCTGGACGTGGACCATGTGCTGGCCCGCTTCGAGATTGAGCGCGTGGAGCAAGTCATTGACATTCTGGGCCTGCAGGGCGATGCTTCGGACAACATCCCGGGCATTCCCGGAATTGGCGAGAAGACGGCCAAGGCCCTGATAAAGCAATACGGCTCGGTGGAAAACCTGATTGCCAACTCCGACCAGCTCAAGGGCAAGCAGCAGGAAAACGTGCGCAACTTCGCCGAGCAGGGCTTGATGAGCAAGGAGCTGGCCACCATCCACGTGAACGTGCCGCTCGACTTCGAGCCCGACAAGCTGGTGCTCGACGCGCCCGACGAGAACACCCTGCGCGAGCTGTTTGAGGAGCTGGAGTTCCGGCAGCTGTCGGCCCGCATTTTGGGCGGGGGCAGCGGCCCGGCCCGCATGCCGGCCAGCGTGGCCGCTCCTGGCTCCAAGCCCGTGCGGCGGCCCCGGGCAGCGGCCGGGCAGGCCTCCTTATTCGGCAACCCCGGCGACGAGGCCGTGGCCATTGGCGCCGAAGAAGGCGAAACGGCCGGCTACGGGGCGCCCAGCGGCCCACGCAAGCGGCTGGAGGACGTGCCGTATAACTACCACCTGATGGATACGCCGGAGCTGCGTAAGTCGCTGCTGGGCTTCCTGATGCAGCAAACGGAAGTGAGCTTCGACACCGAAACGACCGGGCTGGATATTATGACCGCGCGGCTGGTGGGCCTGAGCTTCTGCTGGCTGCCGGGCGAAGCTTACTACGTGCCCGTGCCCACTGAGGACCAGACCGCCGTGCAAGCCATTGTGGAGGAGTTCTGCCCGTTTTTCTCGGCCTCAACCATCCTGAAAATCGGCCAGAACGTGAAGTACGACCTCACCATTCTGCGCCATTACAGCGTGGAAGTGAGCGGGCCGCTGTTCGACACCATGCTGGCCCACTACCTCATCGAGCCCGACATGCGCCACAACATGGACGTGCTGGCCGAAACCTACCTGCACTACACGCCCGTGAGCATCATCGAGCTCATCGGCCCCAAAGGCAAGAAGCAGAAAACCATGGCCGACATTCCGCCGGCCGAAGTGAAAGACTACGCCTGCGAAGACGCCGACGTGACCCTGCAGCTCAAGCACGTATTCGAGCCCATGCTCAAGGACCTGGGTTTGCTGGGCTTGCTCAACGACGTGGAAAACCCCTTGGTGCCGGTGCTCAGCAGCATCGAATACGAGGGCGTGAAGATTGACTCGGGCGCGATGAATGAGTACTCGGCCGAGCTGCAGGGCTACATCACGGAGCTGGAAGGGCAGATTTTCCGCGAGGCCGGGCAGGAGTTCAACATCGGCTCGCCCAAGCAGCTGGGTGAGGTGCTGTTCGATAAGATGGACATCGGCAAGGGCAAGGTGAAGAAAACCAAAACTGGCCAGTACGCCACCGGCGAGGAGGTGCTCAGCCAGCTCGCCGCCGACAACCCCATTGCCGGCCTCATCCTTGAGCACCGCCAGCTCACCAAGCTGCGCAGCACCTACGTGGAAGCCCTACCCCAGCTGGTGAGCGTGGTGGACGGCCGTGTGCACACCAACTTCAACCAGGCCGTGACGGCTACCGGCCGCCTCAGCAGCACCAACCCCAACCTGCAGAACATCCCCATCCGCACGGAGAAGGGCCGCGAAATCCGCAAAGCCTTCGTGCCGCGCGACGATAAGCACGTGCTGCTGGCCGCCGACTACTCGCAGGTGGAGCTGCGCATTATGGCCGACTTTTCGGGCGATAAAACCATGATTGAAGCCTTCCGCCTGGGCCAGGACGTGCACACCAGCACGGCCAGCAAGGTGTTCAAGGTGCCGCTCGAAGCCGTGGACGGCGAAATGCGCCGCAAAGCCAAAACCGTCAATTTCGGCATCATCTACGGCATTTCAGCCTTTGGGCTGGCCCAGCGCATCGGCATCGGCCGCAAGGAAGCCACCGACATCATCGAGACCTACTTCCAGGAATTCCCCTCAGTGAAGGCCTTCATGGACGAGAGCATCAACCGCGCCCGCGAGTTGGAATACGCCGAAACGCTGCTCAAGCGCCGCCGCTACCTGCGCGACATCAACTCGCGCAACGCCACGCTGCGCGGCTACACCGAGCGCAACGCCATCAACGCCCCCATCCAGGGCACGGCCGCCGACATCATCAAGATGGCCATGATTAACATCTACCACTGGCTGCGCGAGGAGAAGCTCCAAACCCGCATGATACTGCAGGTGCACGACGAACTGGTCTTCGACGCCGTGCAGGAGGAAGTCGAATACATCACCCCCAAAATCAAGGAGCTAATGACTACGGCCCTGCTGTTGCCCCACGGCGTGCCGCTGGAAGTAGAAGTGGGCACTGGTCGCAACTGGCTGCAGGCCCACTAA
- a CDS encoding DoxX family protein, with amino-acid sequence MPHPSHTSTLQNLARGVLGSFMVLAGTGHLTFARREFQAQVPDFVPGDKDTTVLASGVVEIGLGLALLLLKGKNRRRMGVGLAAFYAAVFPGNVHQYTERISAFGLDTDAKRLARLFFQPVLMGAALYSTGALQSLKKQK; translated from the coding sequence ATGCCTCACCCTTCGCATACTTCCACCCTGCAAAACCTGGCCCGCGGCGTGCTGGGCTCTTTCATGGTGCTGGCCGGCACCGGGCACCTCACCTTTGCGCGCCGCGAGTTCCAGGCGCAGGTGCCCGACTTTGTGCCCGGCGACAAGGACACCACCGTGCTGGCCTCGGGCGTGGTCGAAATTGGGCTGGGGCTGGCGCTGCTGTTGCTGAAGGGTAAGAACCGGCGGCGCATGGGCGTGGGGCTGGCCGCCTTCTACGCGGCCGTGTTTCCCGGCAATGTGCACCAGTACACCGAGCGCATTTCCGCTTTTGGCCTCGATACGGATGCCAAGCGGCTGGCGCGGCTGTTTTTCCAGCCCGTGCTGATGGGCGCGGCCCTGTACTCGACCGGCGCGCTGCAGTCGCTTAAGAAACAGAAATAG